The Hyphomicrobiales bacterium genome has a window encoding:
- a CDS encoding conserved membrane hypothetical protein (Evidence 4 : Unknown function but conserved in other organisms), translating into MSQTAPRAPDAAATTESPRFAFVDIARGAALLAMFVYHFAYDLSFLGLIETDIVAEPGWRLFARCIAGSFLIVVGFSLVLATRKGLNRRAYLNRLALVAGAAAVVSLGTWFALRGNFIFFGILHHIALASVLALPFLRLPVVMVVTSAILAFALPAFVAHPLLDAPWLSWLGFSRIPLQTADFVPVFPWFGCVLTGIVLARLLLPRLAGTALANWRPHALPTRIIAWGGRHSLLVYLVHQPVFIALLTLVTLVAPPAPPAERAFRAECQRSCGPDVPERLCRAVCTCTIDKLKREQLWQKTLDDLLTPEEGARLSALAQACLREH; encoded by the coding sequence ATGAGCCAGACCGCCCCCCGCGCACCGGACGCCGCCGCGACGACGGAATCGCCCCGCTTCGCCTTCGTCGATATCGCCCGCGGCGCCGCCCTGCTGGCGATGTTCGTCTACCACTTCGCCTATGATCTGTCCTTCCTCGGGCTCATCGAAACCGACATCGTCGCCGAGCCCGGCTGGCGGCTCTTCGCCCGTTGCATCGCCGGCTCCTTCCTGATCGTCGTCGGCTTCAGCCTGGTGCTGGCGACGCGCAAGGGCCTGAATCGCCGCGCCTACCTGAACCGCCTCGCTTTGGTCGCCGGTGCCGCCGCCGTGGTCTCGCTCGGCACCTGGTTCGCGCTTCGTGGCAACTTCATCTTCTTCGGCATCCTCCACCACATCGCGCTGGCGAGCGTGCTCGCTTTGCCGTTCCTGCGGCTGCCGGTCGTCATGGTGGTCACTTCGGCCATCCTCGCCTTCGCATTGCCGGCCTTCGTCGCGCATCCGCTGCTCGATGCGCCCTGGCTGTCCTGGCTCGGCTTTTCGCGCATTCCGCTCCAGACGGCGGATTTCGTGCCGGTCTTCCCCTGGTTCGGCTGCGTCCTCACCGGCATCGTGCTGGCGCGCCTGCTGCTGCCGCGCCTCGCCGGCACGGCGCTGGCGAACTGGCGGCCTCACGCCTTGCCCACACGAATCATCGCCTGGGGCGGGCGTCACAGCCTGCTCGTCTATCTCGTCCACCAGCCGGTCTTCATCGCGCTCCTGACGCTGGTGACCCTGGTGGCTCCGCCGGCGCCACCGGCCGAGCGGGCCTTCCGGGCCGAATGCCAACGCAGCTGCGGCCCGGACGTGCCCGAACGGCTCTGCCGCGCCGTCTGCACCTGCACCATCGACAAGCTCAAGCGCGAGCAACTCTGGCAGAAGACCCTCGACGACCTGCTCACCCCGGAGGAAGGCGCCCGCCTCAGTGCCCTCGCCCAGGCCTGCCTGCGCGAGCACTGA
- a CDS encoding Transcriptional regulator, LysR family: MNRISAVPVKPPRPRLPSLNALRAFEAAARLESFTKAADELGVTAGAITQQIRQLEATLGFPVFRRLAQGVALTDAAREALPRLTRGFDMLGQAMQALREAEPHRPLAIAALPCLAQLWLSPRLPALQQAFPDLQISLSAMEEPPDSRREPYDLALFYRETAEAGALQLADDAILPVCAPALAGQIASAADLARQTLLHDAVWRDDWARWLAFALPQARIDAGRGPAFSLYSLALDACLSGSGVLMGRMSLVASHLASRRLVAPFTQAMPTPDRLTLTPATGSGAHARRAEIMEWLARSAGEADQI; the protein is encoded by the coding sequence TTGAACCGGATCTCAGCCGTGCCCGTCAAGCCGCCCCGCCCACGCCTGCCCTCGCTCAACGCCTTGCGCGCCTTCGAGGCGGCAGCGCGGCTGGAGAGCTTCACCAAAGCGGCGGACGAGCTCGGGGTCACGGCCGGAGCGATCACCCAGCAGATCCGCCAGCTCGAAGCGACGCTGGGCTTCCCGGTCTTCCGTCGGTTGGCGCAAGGCGTCGCGCTGACCGATGCGGCACGCGAAGCGCTGCCGCGGCTGACACGCGGTTTCGACATGCTCGGGCAGGCGATGCAGGCCCTTCGCGAAGCCGAGCCGCATCGCCCGCTTGCCATCGCCGCCCTGCCCTGCCTCGCCCAGCTCTGGCTCTCGCCGCGCCTGCCGGCGCTGCAGCAAGCCTTTCCGGATCTGCAGATCTCACTCTCCGCGATGGAGGAACCGCCCGATTCGCGCCGGGAGCCTTACGATCTCGCGCTGTTCTACCGGGAGACGGCCGAGGCAGGCGCCCTGCAACTCGCCGACGACGCCATCCTGCCGGTCTGTGCCCCGGCGCTGGCAGGCCAGATCGCCTCCGCCGCCGATCTGGCCCGGCAGACGCTGCTGCACGATGCCGTCTGGCGCGACGACTGGGCGCGCTGGCTCGCCTTCGCGCTGCCGCAGGCGCGGATCGATGCGGGCCGCGGGCCAGCCTTCTCGCTCTACAGCCTGGCGCTCGATGCCTGTCTTTCGGGCTCGGGCGTGCTGATGGGCCGGATGAGCCTCGTCGCGTCCCATCTCGCAAGCCGGCGGCTCGTCGCGCCCTTCACCCAGGCCATGCCGACACCGGACCGGCTGACGCTGACGCCCGCGACGGGCTCCGGCGCGCATGCGCGCCGGGCCGAGATCATGGAATGGCTCGCCCGCTCGGCAGGCGAAGCGGATCAGATATAG
- a CDS encoding N-acetyltransferase: protein MSMDIRRERPGDEAEIADIITAAFAKAQHSSGTEATIVSGLREAGALSLSLVAVEGGAVIGHVAFSPVEIAEATGAWYGLGPVAVSPLRQRHGIGGALIEEGLAQLRASGAAGAVVLGDPGFYHRFGFASDGGLRFGEVPPAYLQWLAFAAAAPRGELRYHPAFG from the coding sequence ATGAGCATGGACATCAGGCGCGAGCGGCCGGGTGACGAGGCTGAGATCGCGGACATCATCACGGCGGCCTTCGCCAAGGCGCAGCATAGCAGCGGCACGGAGGCGACGATCGTTTCCGGCTTGCGCGAAGCGGGCGCGCTGAGCCTGTCGCTCGTCGCGGTCGAGGGCGGGGCCGTCATCGGCCACGTCGCTTTCTCGCCGGTCGAGATCGCGGAGGCGACCGGCGCCTGGTACGGGCTTGGGCCCGTCGCGGTTTCACCCCTGCGGCAACGCCATGGGATCGGCGGCGCCCTGATCGAGGAAGGGCTCGCCCAGTTGCGCGCGAGTGGTGCTGCCGGCGCGGTCGTGCTGGGTGATCCCGGCTTTTACCACCGCTTCGGCTTCGCCAGTGACGGCGGGCTGCGCTTCGGGGAGGTTCCGCCCGCTTACCTGCAATGGCTCGCTTTCGCCGCGGCGGCGCCGCGCGGCGAGCTGCGTTACCATCCGGCCTTCGGCTGA
- a CDS encoding Chromate transporter: MTLAQADIADAPAERLPTLGEATRVWARIGLLSFGGPAGQIALMHKELVEERRWIGEERFLHALNYCMLLPGPEAQQLAVYIGWLMHRTIGGLIAGLLFILPGALVMLGLSILYVSWRHVPLIDGLFFGVKAAVLAIVIEAGLRISRRALGNGAMVAVAVAAFVAIFLFRAPFPAIILAAGLVGWLGSRIRPDWFGAARRHGAAGPPVVGLVDRLLSEGRLAHVRPSAGKAVRVLAIWLPLWLGPVAVLWLATGPASVWTQIGSFFSAMAIVTFGGAYAVLAYVAQAAVDGFGWLAAGEMLDGLGLAETTPGPLILVLEFVGFLAAFRTPGSLPPLLAGSLGALLTLWVTFVPCFLWIFLGAPYVEALRENRGLSAALGAITAAVVGVIANLALWFGLHVLFRELYSLSLLGMSPELPVLASLDWRAGLLAMGAALALLRFKLGMVPVLAACAIAGILLKGGFG; encoded by the coding sequence ATGACCCTTGCGCAAGCGGACATCGCAGACGCGCCCGCCGAACGCCTGCCCACGCTCGGCGAGGCCACGCGTGTCTGGGCGCGGATCGGCCTGCTTTCTTTCGGGGGACCGGCCGGACAGATCGCGCTGATGCACAAGGAGCTGGTGGAGGAGCGGCGCTGGATCGGCGAGGAGCGTTTCCTGCACGCGCTCAACTACTGCATGCTGCTGCCCGGCCCGGAGGCGCAGCAACTCGCTGTCTATATCGGCTGGCTGATGCATCGGACGATCGGCGGGCTGATCGCCGGCCTGCTCTTCATCCTGCCGGGTGCGCTCGTGATGCTGGGGCTCAGCATCCTCTACGTTTCCTGGCGGCATGTCCCGCTGATCGACGGCCTATTCTTCGGCGTGAAGGCGGCCGTGCTCGCCATCGTCATCGAGGCCGGGCTGCGGATCAGCCGCAGGGCGCTCGGGAACGGCGCCATGGTGGCGGTCGCCGTCGCCGCCTTCGTCGCGATCTTCCTGTTCAGGGCGCCGTTCCCGGCGATCATCCTGGCTGCCGGGCTCGTCGGCTGGCTGGGCAGCCGCATTCGGCCCGACTGGTTCGGCGCGGCCCGGCGGCATGGCGCGGCGGGGCCGCCTGTCGTCGGCCTGGTCGACCGCTTGCTCTCGGAGGGGAGGCTGGCGCATGTCCGCCCCTCAGCGGGCAAGGCGGTGCGCGTGCTCGCGATCTGGCTTCCGCTCTGGCTCGGGCCCGTGGCCGTGCTCTGGCTCGCGACGGGCCCGGCCAGCGTCTGGACGCAGATCGGCAGCTTCTTCAGCGCGATGGCGATCGTGACCTTCGGCGGCGCCTATGCGGTTCTGGCCTATGTGGCGCAGGCGGCCGTCGACGGCTTCGGCTGGCTGGCAGCCGGTGAGATGCTCGATGGGCTCGGGCTGGCCGAGACGACGCCGGGGCCGCTCATCCTGGTGCTGGAATTCGTCGGCTTCCTCGCGGCCTTCAGAACCCCTGGAAGCTTGCCGCCGCTGCTGGCCGGCAGCCTGGGGGCGCTGCTGACGCTCTGGGTGACCTTCGTGCCCTGCTTCCTCTGGATCTTCCTGGGCGCGCCCTATGTCGAGGCGCTGCGGGAGAACAGGGGCCTGTCGGCCGCGCTCGGCGCGATCACCGCTGCCGTAGTGGGGGTGATCGCCAATCTGGCGCTCTGGTTCGGGCTGCATGTGCTCTTCCGCGAGCTCTACAGCCTGTCCTTGCTCGGCATGAGCCCCGAACTGCCGGTCCTGGCCTCGCTGGACTGGCGCGCGGGGCTGCTCGCCATGGGCGCTGCACTGGCCCTGCTGCGCTTCAAGCTCGGGATGGTGCCGGTTCTCGCAGCCTGCGCGATTGCCGGCATCCTCCTCAAAGGCGGCTTCGGCTGA
- a CDS encoding Salicylate hydroxylase, with amino-acid sequence MSAPHFVIAGAGIGGLTMALSLARRGIAATVVEKRTGFGETGAGLQITSNSGRVLDGLDLTLPLKRVSVSSHGLMIRRWRDGSQVLEMPSSPEQMPTPFRMLKRNDLHTVLLDAARAMPNIRLMVGRSVDEGSQNADGVTIGLTARDGVGGTLSALGLIGADGLWSRVRDLSGDASPPVFTGYEAWRAVVPARAADKPRVTLHLGPGRHAVHYPVAGGKEINIVIVRQAKEAREGWSREGDGKIVAGHLSDASPALRELAGAARDWQVWSLFDRKPAAMARGRIALMGDAAHPILPFLAQGASLAIEDAAVLARLLTEALGREGEAGVPAAFAAYAKARAQRVARVQEESRGNGRNYHMNWPLSIARDFALKRLGPEGLRNRYGWLYDWRDA; translated from the coding sequence GTGTCTGCTCCTCATTTCGTCATCGCCGGCGCCGGCATCGGCGGCCTGACCATGGCGCTGTCGCTGGCCCGCCGCGGCATCGCCGCCACCGTCGTCGAGAAGCGCACCGGCTTCGGCGAGACGGGCGCCGGGCTCCAGATCACCTCCAATTCCGGCCGCGTGCTCGACGGGCTCGACCTCACGCTGCCTTTGAAGCGCGTCAGCGTGTCCTCGCACGGGCTGATGATCCGGCGCTGGCGCGATGGCTCCCAGGTGCTGGAGATGCCCTCCAGCCCGGAACAGATGCCGACGCCGTTCCGCATGCTGAAGCGCAACGATCTTCACACCGTCCTGCTCGACGCCGCGCGCGCCATGCCGAACATCCGCCTGATGGTCGGCCGCAGCGTGGATGAGGGCAGCCAGAACGCGGACGGCGTCACGATCGGCCTCACGGCGCGCGACGGTGTCGGCGGGACGCTCTCCGCTCTCGGGCTGATCGGCGCCGACGGGCTGTGGTCGCGCGTGCGCGATCTCAGCGGCGATGCGTCGCCTCCGGTCTTCACCGGCTATGAGGCCTGGCGCGCCGTCGTTCCGGCCCGCGCCGCCGACAAGCCGCGCGTGACGCTCCATCTCGGCCCGGGCCGGCATGCGGTGCATTACCCTGTCGCAGGCGGCAAGGAGATCAACATCGTCATCGTGCGTCAGGCCAAAGAGGCTCGCGAGGGCTGGTCCCGCGAGGGCGACGGCAAGATCGTCGCCGGCCATCTGTCCGACGCCTCCCCGGCGCTGCGCGAACTCGCCGGCGCGGCCCGGGACTGGCAGGTCTGGTCGCTGTTCGACCGCAAGCCCGCCGCCATGGCCAGGGGCCGGATTGCGCTGATGGGCGACGCCGCCCATCCCATTCTGCCTTTCCTCGCACAGGGAGCCTCGCTCGCGATCGAGGATGCCGCGGTGCTGGCACGCCTGCTCACCGAGGCTCTCGGCCGCGAAGGCGAAGCCGGCGTACCTGCCGCTTTCGCCGCCTATGCGAAGGCACGCGCCCAGCGCGTCGCCCGCGTGCAGGAGGAAAGTCGGGGCAACGGCCGGAACTATCATATGAACTGGCCGCTCAGCATCGCCCGCGATTTCGCGCTGAAGCGGCTCGGCCCCGAGGGGCTGCGCAACCGCTATGGCTGGCTCTACGACTGGCGGGACGCTTAG
- a CDS encoding conserved exported hypothetical protein (Evidence 4 : Unknown function but conserved in other organisms) has protein sequence MRLIASFAMAALLAMGATRAHSHQAPSRWDYPFYCCSGADCAPIEAEAVREVHAGFIVTIRPGEHPMWPKERRTVLKLEIPHDKATPSPDGHWHLCINDTGELLCFFAPGGDS, from the coding sequence ATGCGTCTGATCGCTTCATTCGCCATGGCGGCTTTGCTGGCGATGGGGGCGACGCGCGCGCATTCCCATCAGGCTCCAAGCCGCTGGGACTACCCGTTCTATTGCTGCTCCGGCGCCGATTGCGCGCCGATCGAGGCGGAAGCCGTGCGGGAAGTCCATGCCGGTTTCATCGTGACGATCCGGCCCGGCGAGCATCCGATGTGGCCGAAGGAGCGCCGCACGGTCCTCAAGCTCGAAATTCCGCATGACAAGGCCACACCGTCCCCGGACGGGCACTGGCATCTCTGCATCAACGATACCGGCGAGTTGCTCTGCTTCTTCGCCCCGGGCGGCGATTCCTGA
- a CDS encoding Glycine hydroxymethyltransferase: MTALGRRDWVPQASEGYVLKIAGETANQPLDAIAARIDALAVENRAIHERDCVNLNPATNIMNPKAEALLSAGIGARPSLGYPGDKYEMGLEAIEQIEIIAAELAAEVFGAKYTEIRVPSGAIANLYAFMVAAKAGDCIIAPPGEIGGHVTHHGAGAAGLYGIVTHPAPIDPVNYTVDVEKLRADALRLRPKLISIGGSLNLFPHPIRAIRAIADEVGALVLFDAAHMSGMIAGHGWQQPLEEGAHLMTMSTYKSLGGPPSGLIVTNDAEIAKKLDAIAYPGLTANFDAAKSASLAVTLLDWKAHGRAYAQEMAKTAKALAEALSERQVPVFARDRGMTTSHQFAIEAASYGGGQAAAKKLRAVNILSCGIGLPLPAVEGDVNGLRLGTPEIVRFGMTAADMPELAGYIAEGLNGSRPAEAVAKDVTAFRSRFRELHFMR, translated from the coding sequence ATGACGGCACTGGGCAGGCGCGATTGGGTGCCCCAAGCGAGCGAGGGTTATGTGCTGAAAATCGCCGGCGAGACGGCAAACCAGCCGCTCGACGCGATCGCGGCACGGATCGATGCGCTGGCGGTGGAGAACCGCGCCATCCACGAGCGCGATTGCGTCAACCTCAATCCGGCCACCAATATCATGAATCCCAAGGCCGAGGCGCTGCTCTCGGCGGGAATCGGGGCGCGGCCCTCGCTCGGCTATCCCGGCGACAAATACGAGATGGGGCTGGAGGCGATCGAGCAGATCGAGATCATCGCCGCCGAGCTCGCTGCCGAGGTGTTCGGCGCGAAATATACCGAAATCCGCGTGCCTTCCGGCGCCATCGCCAATCTCTATGCCTTCATGGTCGCGGCGAAGGCGGGCGACTGCATCATTGCGCCTCCCGGCGAGATCGGCGGTCACGTCACTCATCACGGGGCGGGGGCGGCCGGGCTCTACGGCATCGTCACCCATCCGGCGCCGATCGACCCGGTGAACTATACGGTCGATGTCGAGAAGCTCCGGGCGGACGCCCTGCGCTTGCGGCCGAAGCTGATCTCGATCGGCGGCAGCCTCAATCTTTTCCCGCATCCGATCCGCGCCATCCGGGCCATCGCCGACGAAGTGGGCGCGCTCGTGCTGTTCGACGCGGCGCATATGTCCGGCATGATCGCCGGCCATGGCTGGCAGCAGCCGTTGGAGGAGGGCGCCCATCTGATGACGATGAGTACCTATAAGAGCCTGGGCGGGCCGCCTTCGGGGTTGATCGTGACCAACGATGCCGAGATCGCGAAGAAGCTCGACGCCATCGCCTATCCCGGCCTCACCGCCAATTTCGATGCGGCGAAATCGGCCTCGCTGGCAGTCACGCTGCTCGACTGGAAGGCACATGGCCGCGCCTATGCGCAGGAGATGGCGAAGACCGCGAAGGCATTGGCCGAGGCGCTTTCCGAGCGGCAGGTGCCGGTTTTCGCCCGCGACCGGGGCATGACGACCTCGCACCAGTTCGCGATCGAGGCTGCTTCCTATGGCGGCGGCCAGGCGGCGGCGAAGAAGCTGCGCGCGGTCAACATCCTGTCCTGCGGCATTGGCCTGCCGCTGCCGGCGGTGGAAGGCGACGTGAACGGACTGAGGCTCGGCACGCCCGAGATTGTGCGCTTCGGCATGACCGCGGCCGACATGCCGGAACTCGCCGGCTACATTGCCGAGGGGCTCAACGGCTCGCGCCCGGCCGAGGCGGTGGCGAAGGATGTGACTGCTTTCCGGAGTCGATTCCGGGAACTGCACTTCATGCGTTAG
- a CDS encoding Alpha/beta hydrolase translates to MQSFSSDGVKIAFIDLAPTGDTPQHRTVVLVHGFASSHMTNWVNTQWTKTLTHAGYRVVALDDRGHGQSEKLYDPAAYSSDIMAEDVRRLMDHLDIPRAAVMGYSMGARISAHLALAHPRRLDALLIGGLGIHLVEGVGLPLGIADAMEAPSLDVLTDPMQRMFRAFAEQTKSDLRALAACIRGSRQTLTAEQVGQIAMPTLVSVGTKDDVSGSGPELAKLIPDAGCFDIVGRDHNLAVGDKSHKQAVLDFLARL, encoded by the coding sequence ATGCAGAGCTTTTCCTCCGACGGCGTGAAGATCGCTTTCATCGACCTCGCGCCGACAGGCGACACGCCGCAGCACCGGACCGTGGTGCTGGTTCACGGCTTCGCCTCCTCGCACATGACCAACTGGGTCAACACGCAGTGGACGAAGACGCTGACCCATGCCGGCTACCGCGTCGTCGCGCTCGACGATCGCGGCCATGGCCAGAGCGAGAAGCTCTACGACCCGGCCGCCTATTCCTCCGACATCATGGCCGAGGATGTGCGCCGGCTGATGGATCATCTCGATATCCCGCGCGCGGCGGTGATGGGCTATTCGATGGGCGCGCGCATCTCGGCGCATCTCGCGCTGGCGCATCCGCGCCGGCTGGATGCTCTGCTCATCGGCGGGCTCGGCATCCATCTCGTCGAGGGGGTGGGGCTGCCGCTCGGGATCGCCGATGCGATGGAGGCGCCCTCGCTCGATGTGCTGACGGACCCGATGCAGCGCATGTTCCGCGCCTTCGCCGAGCAGACCAAGAGCGACCTGCGGGCGCTCGCCGCCTGCATCCGCGGGTCGCGCCAGACGCTCACGGCCGAGCAGGTCGGGCAGATCGCGATGCCGACCCTGGTCAGCGTTGGCACGAAGGACGACGTCTCTGGCTCCGGGCCGGAGCTGGCGAAGCTCATTCCCGACGCGGGATGCTTCGACATCGTCGGGCGCGACCACAACCTCGCGGTTGGCGACAAGAGCCACAAGCAGGCCGTTCTCGACTTTCTCGCGCGTTTGTGA
- a CDS encoding Zinc-finger domain-containing protein gives MAATGIPHFHNDPGVAVVQVGAREFMCIGAKPPFDHPHVFLDMGSDGEIICPYCSTLFKYEPSLKGAECTPPECAWHDTAKAA, from the coding sequence ATGGCCGCGACCGGCATTCCGCATTTCCACAACGACCCCGGCGTCGCCGTCGTCCAGGTCGGCGCGCGCGAGTTCATGTGCATCGGTGCCAAGCCGCCCTTCGACCACCCGCATGTCTTCCTCGACATGGGCTCGGATGGCGAGATCATCTGCCCCTATTGCTCGACGCTGTTCAAATACGAGCCGTCACTGAAGGGCGCCGAATGCACCCCGCCGGAATGCGCCTGGCACGACACCGCCAAGGCGGCCTGA
- the cysE gene encoding serine acetyltransferase yields the protein MPSGRSAVEARDPATGLDRIDPVWSRLRGEAEAAVTAEPALGTLIVASILNQPSFESAVAHRVAARLGHPAVTADLIEQGFSEAMADDEAIGAGMRADVMAVLDRDPACYRVLEPVLFFKGFHALQCHRLAHWLWQRGRRDFALYLQARSSEVFQTDINPAATIGKGVFLDHATGLVVGETAVIEDDVSMLHGVTLGGTGKQGGDRHPKIRKGVLIGAGAKILGNIEVGRCSRVAAGSVVLAAVPRNKTVAGVPAKVVGEAGCAEPSRSMDQILEGDCGAYI from the coding sequence ATGCCGTCAGGGCGCTCCGCCGTGGAAGCACGCGATCCCGCAACCGGCCTCGATCGGATCGACCCGGTCTGGTCACGCCTGCGTGGCGAGGCCGAGGCCGCCGTCACTGCCGAGCCGGCGCTCGGCACGCTCATCGTCGCCTCGATCCTCAACCAGCCGTCGTTCGAAAGCGCGGTCGCTCATCGCGTCGCGGCCCGGCTCGGTCACCCGGCCGTCACGGCCGATCTGATCGAGCAGGGTTTCAGCGAGGCGATGGCCGATGACGAGGCGATCGGCGCCGGCATGCGCGCCGATGTGATGGCGGTGCTGGACCGCGATCCCGCCTGCTACCGCGTGCTCGAGCCGGTGCTGTTCTTCAAGGGCTTCCATGCGCTGCAATGCCACCGCCTCGCGCATTGGCTGTGGCAGCGTGGCCGGCGCGACTTCGCGCTCTACCTGCAGGCGCGCTCCTCTGAGGTCTTCCAGACCGACATCAATCCGGCCGCGACGATCGGCAAGGGCGTGTTCCTCGACCATGCGACCGGCCTCGTCGTCGGCGAGACGGCTGTGATCGAGGACGACGTCTCGATGCTGCACGGCGTCACGCTCGGCGGCACCGGCAAGCAGGGCGGCGATCGTCATCCGAAGATCCGCAAGGGCGTGCTGATCGGCGCGGGCGCCAAGATCCTCGGCAATATCGAGGTCGGCCGGTGCAGCCGCGTCGCTGCCGGTTCGGTCGTGCTGGCGGCGGTGCCGCGCAACAAAACCGTGGCCGGCGTGCCCGCGAAGGTCGTCGGCGAGGCCGGCTGTGCGGAGCCTTCGCGCTCGATGGACCAGATCCTCGAAGGCGATTGCGGCGCCTATATCTGA
- a CDS encoding conserved hypothetical protein (Evidence 4 : Unknown function but conserved in other organisms) encodes MHLPNRNALNAIRRFTGRLAIAQILREDFLYEVHGPFVVSAPAEPRRSLARRLSDRLSDRVPGFRYRGRALRKAARPSDSAC; translated from the coding sequence ATGCACCTTCCGAACCGCAATGCCCTCAACGCCATCCGGCGCTTCACGGGCCGCCTGGCGATCGCGCAGATCTTGAGGGAAGACTTTCTCTACGAGGTGCACGGGCCATTTGTGGTCAGCGCGCCCGCCGAGCCTCGGCGCAGCCTCGCCCGGCGATTGAGCGACCGGCTTTCGGATAGGGTCCCCGGCTTCAGATACCGGGGCCGCGCGCTCCGCAAGGCCGCGAGGCCATCGGACTCGGCCTGCTGA
- a CDS encoding conserved hypothetical protein (Evidence 4 : Unknown function but conserved in other organisms), with protein MIRVNLYEQLNGRTRAMPRWAAWLAMAASFVVGITLFLVAASLALILIPIVAVAGAITIWRLKAKMKAAGFDRADPFAGGQKPADRLEVIDAEYRIIEPDEPRR; from the coding sequence ATGATCCGCGTCAATCTGTACGAGCAACTCAACGGCCGCACCCGCGCGATGCCTCGGTGGGCCGCATGGCTCGCCATGGCGGCGAGCTTCGTCGTCGGCATCACCCTGTTTCTGGTCGCGGCGAGCCTCGCCCTGATTCTGATCCCGATCGTCGCCGTGGCCGGCGCGATCACGATCTGGCGCCTCAAGGCGAAGATGAAGGCGGCGGGCTTCGACCGCGCCGATCCTTTCGCCGGTGGGCAGAAGCCGGCCGACCGGCTCGAGGTGATCGATGCGGAATACCGCATCATCGAGCCCGACGAACCGCGCCGCTGA